One stretch of Malus domestica chromosome 14, GDT2T_hap1 DNA includes these proteins:
- the LOC108172743 gene encoding uncharacterized protein isoform X1, which yields MTVQGKGVSRLYVLLVVTLIFRFLVDSNLVTASHHNLRILNPKKTTNFRQRWYRRRGKTKENNKFIRQFDEFELSGDKKVQLKLVQQWLARERSKMKEKNSNSKPEVLEANAGETNKLAKNFGSKEEETDKSTEDVIHKEDETDELAKDFAPKEGTDKLDKKRAEVSQGAAKKRRKRNKKKKLAGRTGASIALLSFLSGLYMGAANLPGLVSRSVMDGLVSRFTSLLPRRVIGWLSA from the exons ATGACGGTTCAGGGGAAAGGTGTATCAAGACTTTATGTTCTGTTGGTCGTGACATTGATATTCAGATTTCTGGTGGATTCGAACTTGGTTACTGCTTCACACCA CAATTTAAGGATCTTGAACCCGAAGAAGACAACAAATTTCAGGCAGCGATGGTACAG ACGGAGAGGCAAAACGAAGGAAAATAATAAGTTCATCAG acaatttgatgaatttgaactcAGTGGAGACAAGAAAGTGCAGCTAAAGCTGGTACAGCAG TGGTTAGCCAGAGAGAGAAGCAAAATGAAGGAAAAGAATTCCAATAG TAAGCCTGAGGTTTTGGAAGCCAATGCCGGAGAAACTAACAAGTTGGCTAAGAATTTTGGATCCAAAGAAGAAGAGACTGACAAGTCGACGGAAGATGTTATACATAAAGAAGATGAGACTGATGAGTTGGCCAAGGATTTTGCACCCAAAGAAGGGACTGACAAGCTGGATAAGAAAAGGGCGGAAGTTTCACAGGGTGCAGCCAagaagagaaggaaaaggaataaaaagaagaaactgG CTGGTAGAACTGGAGCAAGCATCGCGCTTCTGTCTTTTTTGTCAGGTTTGTACATGGGAGCCGCAAACTTGCCAGGTCTGGTGTCGAGAAGTGTGATGGACGGGCTCGTCTCAAGGTTTACAAGTCTGCTGCCAAGAAGAGTAATAGGCTGGCTCTCAGCATAA
- the LOC108172935 gene encoding uncharacterized protein isoform X2, whose translation MTGTKPYPSFVGRAVVVNDVIYAASTVSGVIISFSLGMDSDPSGRILFTVKNLFKFPEFTSFLELDNTVTESLVHLGELRFCLLQTFFCSRGRGFQPLWITTLEIVNDGSGERCIKTLCSVGRDTDIQISGGFELGYCFTPQFKDLEPEEDNKFQAAMVQPDGEAKRRKIISSSDNLMNLNSVETRKCS comes from the exons ATGACTGGTACTAAGCCTTATCCTTCTTTTGTGGGGAGGGCTGTTGTCGTAAACGATGTTATCTACGCCGCATCTACAGTGAGCGGGGTTATCATATCATTCTCTCTTGGGATGGATTCAGATCCTAGTGGTCGCATTCTCTTTACCGTAAAGAATCTATTCAAGTTTCCGGAGTTCACAAGTTTCCTTGAGTTGGACAACACTGTAACAGAGTCTTTGGTTCATTTGGGGGAATTAAGATTTTGTCTCCTGCAAACTTTCTTTTGCAGCAGGGGCAGGGGATTTCAACCTCTGTGGATCACAACATTAGAAATTGTCAATGACGGTTCAGGGGAAAGGTGTATCAAGACTTTATGTTCTGTTGGTCGTGACACTGATATTCAGATTTCTGGTGGATTCGAACTTGGTTACTGCTTCACACCA CAATTTAAGGATCTTGAACCCGAAGAAGACAACAAATTTCAGGCAGCGATGGTACAG CCAGACGGAGAGGCAAAACGAAGGAAAATAATAAGTTCATCAG acaatttgatgaatttgaactcAGTGGAGACAAGAAAGTGCAGCTAA
- the LOC108172743 gene encoding uncharacterized protein isoform X2 — MTVQGKGVSRLYVLLVVTLIFRFLVDSNLVTASHHNLRILNPKKTTNFRQRWYRRRGKTKENNKFIRQFDEFELSGDKKVQLKLVQQWLARERSKMKEKNSNSKPEVLEANAGETNKLAKNFGSKEEETDKSTEDVIHKEDETDELDKKRAEVSQGAAKKRRKRNKKKKLAGRTGASIALLSFLSGLYMGAANLPGLVSRSVMDGLVSRFTSLLPRRVIGWLSA; from the exons ATGACGGTTCAGGGGAAAGGTGTATCAAGACTTTATGTTCTGTTGGTCGTGACATTGATATTCAGATTTCTGGTGGATTCGAACTTGGTTACTGCTTCACACCA CAATTTAAGGATCTTGAACCCGAAGAAGACAACAAATTTCAGGCAGCGATGGTACAG ACGGAGAGGCAAAACGAAGGAAAATAATAAGTTCATCAG acaatttgatgaatttgaactcAGTGGAGACAAGAAAGTGCAGCTAAAGCTGGTACAGCAG TGGTTAGCCAGAGAGAGAAGCAAAATGAAGGAAAAGAATTCCAATAG TAAGCCTGAGGTTTTGGAAGCCAATGCCGGAGAAACTAACAAGTTGGCTAAGAATTTTGGATCCAAAGAAGAAGAGACTGACAAGTCGACGGAAGATGTTATACATAAAGAAGATGAGACTGATGAGTTGG ATAAGAAAAGGGCGGAAGTTTCACAGGGTGCAGCCAagaagagaaggaaaaggaataaaaagaagaaactgG CTGGTAGAACTGGAGCAAGCATCGCGCTTCTGTCTTTTTTGTCAGGTTTGTACATGGGAGCCGCAAACTTGCCAGGTCTGGTGTCGAGAAGTGTGATGGACGGGCTCGTCTCAAGGTTTACAAGTCTGCTGCCAAGAAGAGTAATAGGCTGGCTCTCAGCATAA
- the LOC108172935 gene encoding uncharacterized protein isoform X4, with product MTVQGKGVSRLYVLLVVTLIFRFLVDSNLVTASHHNLRILNPKKTTNFRQRWYRRRGKTKENNKFIRQFDEFELSGDKKVQLKLVQQWLARERSKMKEKNSNRILL from the exons ATGACGGTTCAGGGGAAAGGTGTATCAAGACTTTATGTTCTGTTGGTCGTGACACTGATATTCAGATTTCTGGTGGATTCGAACTTGGTTACTGCTTCACACCA CAATTTAAGGATCTTGAACCCGAAGAAGACAACAAATTTCAGGCAGCGATGGTACAG ACGGAGAGGCAAAACGAAGGAAAATAATAAGTTCATCAG acaatttgatgaatttgaactcAGTGGAGACAAGAAAGTGCAGCTAAAGCTGGTACAGCAG TGGTTAGCCAGAGAGAGAAGCAAAATGAAGGAAAAGAATTCCAATAG GATTCTGTTATAA
- the LOC108172935 gene encoding uncharacterized protein isoform X3, which yields MTVQGKGVSRLYVLLVVTLIFRFLVDSNLVTASHHNLRILNPKKTTNFRQRWYRRRGKTKENNKFIRQFDEFELSGDKKVQLKLVQQWLARERSKMKEKNSNSTPEVLEPSVGETNKLAKNIEIEE from the exons ATGACGGTTCAGGGGAAAGGTGTATCAAGACTTTATGTTCTGTTGGTCGTGACACTGATATTCAGATTTCTGGTGGATTCGAACTTGGTTACTGCTTCACACCA CAATTTAAGGATCTTGAACCCGAAGAAGACAACAAATTTCAGGCAGCGATGGTACAG ACGGAGAGGCAAAACGAAGGAAAATAATAAGTTCATCAG acaatttgatgaatttgaactcAGTGGAGACAAGAAAGTGCAGCTAAAGCTGGTACAGCAG TGGTTAGCCAGAGAGAGAAGCAAAATGAAGGAAAAGAATTCCAATAG CACGCCTGAGGTTTTGGAACCTAGTGTTGGAGAAACTAACAAGTTGGCTAAGAATATTGAAATCGAAGAATGA
- the LOC139191459 gene encoding uncharacterized protein — translation MKDLRELYLEVEVKKSIKCFAETSNKKNKITLIAEPLERGLAEDIENVYKLQCSFLQCSSILPLLDSSTSFLSLWEGKGLDVLLFSSLSLRLCLRMAIRFSWTTADTCSERNLTLRHRLSRNHRRHHLSARILWVLKSSSDMQICESALWKQQCKGRI, via the exons ATGAAGGACCTAAGAGAGCTTTATTTGGAAGTAGAAGTCAAG AAGTCAATCAAATGCTTTGCTGAAACATCcaataagaagaataaaataacTCTG ATTGCAGAGCCATTGGAGAGAGGACTTGCGGAGGACATTGAGAATGTATATAAGCTACAGTGTTCGTTTCTGCAATGCAG TTCGATTTTGCCTCTTCTGGACTCTTCTACTTCATTTTTGTCTCTCTGGGAAGGGAAAGGTCTGGATGTACTCCtgttctcctctctctctctccgtctgTGTTTGCGCATGGCTATCAGGTTTTCTTGGACGACAGCAGATACCTGCAGCGAAAGAAATCTCACCCTGCGGCACCGCCTCTCACGGAACCACCGCCGCCACCATCTTTCGGCTCGAATTTTGTGGGTTCTGAAGAGCAGCAGCGACATGCAAATATGTG AGAGTGCTCTGTGGAAACAGCAATGCAAGGGCAGGATCTGA
- the LOC108172935 gene encoding uncharacterized protein isoform X1 translates to MTGTKPYPSFVGRAVVVNDVIYAASTVSGVIISFSLGMDSDPSGRILFTVKNLFKFPEFTSFLELDNTVTESLVHLGELRFCLLQTFFCSRGRGFQPLWITTLEIVNDGSGERCIKTLCSVGRDTDIQISGGFELGYCFTPQFKDLEPEEDNKFQAAMVQFYDNNIGFDGGQPDGEAKRRKIISSSDNLMNLNSVETRKCS, encoded by the exons ATGACTGGTACTAAGCCTTATCCTTCTTTTGTGGGGAGGGCTGTTGTCGTAAACGATGTTATCTACGCCGCATCTACAGTGAGCGGGGTTATCATATCATTCTCTCTTGGGATGGATTCAGATCCTAGTGGTCGCATTCTCTTTACCGTAAAGAATCTATTCAAGTTTCCGGAGTTCACAAGTTTCCTTGAGTTGGACAACACTGTAACAGAGTCTTTGGTTCATTTGGGGGAATTAAGATTTTGTCTCCTGCAAACTTTCTTTTGCAGCAGGGGCAGGGGATTTCAACCTCTGTGGATCACAACATTAGAAATTGTCAATGACGGTTCAGGGGAAAGGTGTATCAAGACTTTATGTTCTGTTGGTCGTGACACTGATATTCAGATTTCTGGTGGATTCGAACTTGGTTACTGCTTCACACCA CAATTTAAGGATCTTGAACCCGAAGAAGACAACAAATTTCAGGCAGCGATGGTACAG TTTTATGATAACAATATTGGGTTTGACGGTGGGCAGCCAGACGGAGAGGCAAAACGAAGGAAAATAATAAGTTCATCAG acaatttgatgaatttgaactcAGTGGAGACAAGAAAGTGCAGCTAA
- the LOC108172935 gene encoding uncharacterized protein isoform X5, with protein sequence MTVQGKGVSRLYVLLVVTLIFRFLVDSNLVTASHHNLRILNPKKTTNFRQRWYRRRGKTKENNKFIRQFDEFELSGDKKVQLKLVQQDSVITICNSIMSQHA encoded by the exons ATGACGGTTCAGGGGAAAGGTGTATCAAGACTTTATGTTCTGTTGGTCGTGACACTGATATTCAGATTTCTGGTGGATTCGAACTTGGTTACTGCTTCACACCA CAATTTAAGGATCTTGAACCCGAAGAAGACAACAAATTTCAGGCAGCGATGGTACAG ACGGAGAGGCAAAACGAAGGAAAATAATAAGTTCATCAG acaatttgatgaatttgaactcAGTGGAGACAAGAAAGTGCAGCTAAAGCTGGTACAGCAG GATTCTGTTATAACGATCTGTAATTCTATCATGTCTCAGCACGCCTGA